In Colletotrichum higginsianum IMI 349063 chromosome 1, whole genome shotgun sequence, one genomic interval encodes:
- a CDS encoding Cvnh domain-containing protein: MRFTAASLTAIVAYFATGSVANAAAINNQAQAMADQGGFAGSCKDFAIHTREISHGTYVDIDAKCAATNDRELNTRLQLSLCLANDAGVMKWSKRGKFDKSCNGCTIKHVSKKEVKMGCWCDPVVRKTFRYTEINLNDGIRNEGGHTWCGDEIGTAW; this comes from the exons atgaGGTTCACTGCTGCTTCTCTcaccgccatcgtcgcctaCTTCGCGACCGGCTCCGTCGCCAATGCGGctgccatcaacaaccaagCCCAGGCTATGGCCGATCAGGGTGGCTTCGCTGGGAGTTGCAAGGACTTCGCCATCCACACGCGCGAAATCTCCCACGGCACCTACGTTGACATTGATGCCAAGTGCGCCGCCACCAACGACCGCGAGCTCAACACTCGCCTCCAGCTCAGTCTCTGCCTGGCTAACGATGCTGGCGTCATGAAGTGGTCCAAACG TGGCAAGTTCGACAAGTCCTGCAATGGTTGCACCATCAAACATGTCAGCAAGAAAGAGGTCAAGATGGGCTGCTGGTGCGATCCTGTTGTCCGTAAGACATTCCGCTACACTGAAATCAACCTTA ATGACGGCATCCGCAATGAGGGCGGTCACACCTGGTGTGGTGATGAGATTGGCACTGCCTGGTAG